The following coding sequences are from one Streptomyces sp. NBC_01294 window:
- a CDS encoding TetR/AcrR family transcriptional regulator translates to MPRRSAALDRATPEAIAVTALRILDEEGPQRLSFRTLADRLDVSHATVQRRCTDLAGLLDLCTEHLAAQLPEIPASTDWAQAAEQRFRALYLLLIAHPGLLVLRGGRPWLGRQLLARLVEPALADSTAAGMSAAEAMTVYRRMYLLTLGSAAFVDHRDPDGATAASRAALAALDPKEFPVLAGGLPDVLPALTDHEVYYGALRQLIEAARSALPAPPAPPARPTT, encoded by the coding sequence ATGCCGAGACGATCAGCAGCGCTGGACCGCGCGACCCCCGAGGCCATCGCCGTCACCGCCCTGCGGATCCTCGACGAGGAAGGGCCGCAGCGCCTGAGCTTCCGCACCCTCGCCGACCGGCTCGACGTCTCCCACGCCACCGTCCAGCGCCGCTGCACCGATCTCGCCGGGCTGCTCGACCTGTGCACCGAGCACCTCGCCGCGCAGCTCCCGGAGATCCCCGCCAGCACCGACTGGGCGCAGGCCGCCGAGCAGCGCTTCCGTGCGCTGTACCTGCTGCTCATCGCCCACCCCGGCCTGCTGGTGCTGCGCGGCGGCCGGCCCTGGCTCGGGCGGCAGCTGCTGGCCCGGCTCGTCGAGCCCGCCCTCGCCGACAGCACGGCCGCGGGGATGAGCGCCGCCGAGGCGATGACCGTCTACCGCCGGATGTACCTGCTCACCCTCGGCAGCGCGGCCTTCGTGGACCACCGGGATCCGGACGGAGCCACCGCCGCCTCGCGGGCGGCCCTGGCCGCGCTGGATCCGAAGGAGTTCCCCGTGCTCGCCGGCGGACTGCCCGACGTACTGCCCGCCCTGACGGACCACGAGGTGTACTACGGCGCCCTGCGCCAGCTGATCGAGGCCGCCCGGTCCGCGCTGCCTGCCCCGCCCGCCCCGCCCGCCCGGCCCACCACCTGA
- a CDS encoding ABC transporter substrate-binding protein, translating to MAVVTLVTGALLSTAACGLGGGAGEAKEAERTGKVAGEITFRTLQLKPTFTAYVQGVIDAFEAKYPEVKVKWEDVPGDGYNEKLVADAQAGALPDVVNLSTDSFQLLGDRGMLADVAKLDGTAAKEYVPGAWEQFRLPGKGDSVYAYPWYVTPEILTYNRELFEKAGLDPAQPPTSVEQFFDYAEQIAARSGGRYSAFMADPKGRLPGDWQKMGIPILSGKQDRFTFDTDKAVAWVERMKDLYAKGAMPKESLLKSDDINQLYGGGKIVFGPGSPGFVKDIKQNAPQVYAKTQVAGAVTGTLGHIGIYAQSLGIKKDTRHLDAAAEFAKWVTNGPNQVEFSRKATIYPSNAQGLADPFFSDKGDGKDAETLARAVGADQLKTAALDANTPVQWTNQVGDAVVREVQKAIKGEQDARTAVKNAEEAANRLLADAARK from the coding sequence ATGGCTGTGGTCACGCTGGTGACCGGCGCGCTTCTCTCGACCGCCGCGTGCGGCCTCGGCGGTGGGGCCGGCGAGGCGAAGGAGGCGGAGAGGACGGGCAAGGTGGCCGGGGAGATCACCTTCCGGACCCTCCAGTTGAAGCCCACATTCACGGCGTACGTCCAGGGAGTCATCGACGCCTTCGAGGCGAAGTACCCCGAGGTCAAGGTCAAGTGGGAGGACGTCCCCGGCGACGGCTACAACGAGAAGCTCGTCGCCGACGCCCAGGCCGGAGCCCTCCCGGACGTGGTCAACCTCTCCACCGACTCCTTCCAGCTCCTCGGCGACCGCGGCATGCTCGCCGACGTCGCCAAGCTCGACGGGACGGCGGCCAAGGAGTACGTGCCGGGTGCCTGGGAGCAGTTCAGACTGCCGGGCAAGGGCGACAGCGTGTACGCGTACCCCTGGTACGTGACCCCCGAGATCCTCACGTACAACAGAGAACTCTTCGAGAAGGCCGGTCTGGACCCGGCCCAACCGCCCACCAGCGTGGAGCAGTTCTTCGACTACGCCGAGCAGATCGCCGCCCGGTCCGGCGGCCGGTACTCCGCCTTCATGGCCGACCCCAAGGGCCGGCTCCCCGGCGACTGGCAGAAGATGGGCATCCCGATCCTCAGCGGGAAGCAGGACCGGTTCACCTTCGACACCGACAAGGCGGTCGCGTGGGTGGAGCGGATGAAGGACCTGTACGCCAAGGGCGCCATGCCCAAGGAGTCCCTGCTCAAGTCCGACGACATCAACCAGCTCTACGGCGGCGGCAAGATCGTCTTCGGGCCGGGCTCCCCGGGCTTCGTCAAGGACATCAAGCAGAACGCCCCGCAGGTCTACGCCAAGACCCAGGTCGCGGGAGCCGTCACCGGCACGCTCGGCCACATCGGCATCTACGCCCAGTCGCTCGGCATCAAGAAGGACACCAGGCACCTCGACGCGGCCGCCGAGTTCGCCAAGTGGGTCACCAACGGCCCCAACCAGGTGGAGTTCTCCAGGAAGGCCACCATCTACCCGTCCAACGCCCAGGGCCTCGCCGACCCGTTCTTCTCGGACAAGGGCGACGGCAAGGACGCGGAGACCCTCGCCCGCGCGGTCGGCGCCGACCAGCTGAAGACCGCCGCTCTCGACGCCAACACCCCCGTGCAGTGGACCAACCAGGTCGGCGACGCCGTCGTACGCGAGGTGCAGAAGGCCATCAAGGGTGAGCAGGACGCCCGGACAGCGGTGAAGAACGCCGAGGAAGCGGCGAACAGGCTCCTCGCCGACGCGGCCCGGAAGTGA
- a CDS encoding universal stress protein, with the protein MSERTIEPLIVVGVDGSNHSKEAVRWAVAQAALIGGRVHAVMAWDWNPNPFAIDPAAAGVADAGAVTAEEAARRKLADTVTAAVGASPGVPVFRRVEQGTPAQVLVDASKEADLTVVGTRGYGGFKGALLGSVSQQVVQYSAGTVVVVREGGAEDDD; encoded by the coding sequence GTGAGTGAGCGCACCATCGAGCCTCTGATCGTCGTCGGCGTGGACGGTTCGAACCATTCCAAGGAGGCCGTGCGCTGGGCCGTCGCGCAGGCCGCGCTGATCGGTGGCCGGGTACACGCCGTCATGGCCTGGGACTGGAACCCCAATCCGTTCGCCATCGACCCGGCGGCCGCCGGTGTCGCCGACGCCGGGGCGGTGACGGCCGAGGAGGCGGCCCGCCGGAAGCTGGCGGACACCGTCACCGCGGCCGTCGGCGCCTCGCCCGGCGTGCCGGTGTTCCGTCGCGTCGAACAGGGCACCCCCGCACAGGTCCTGGTCGACGCCTCGAAGGAGGCGGACCTGACGGTGGTCGGCACGCGCGGGTACGGCGGCTTCAAGGGCGCGCTGCTGGGATCGGTGAGCCAGCAGGTGGTGCAGTACTCCGCGGGCACGGTCGTGGTCGTCCGCGAGGGCGGGGCCGAGGACGACGACTGA
- a CDS encoding serine/threonine dehydratase encodes MEPAQQLDYAAVRAAAARIAGGIRPVTVAPAADGVWYALEYLQYTGTFKARGARNFLAAHHETGVLPAAGVTIASGGNAGLACAWSARALSVPATVFLPANAPRVKVERLRGYGAEVRLVGDRYAEALAACEEFAAESGALSSHAYDHPLIAAGAGTLLDEIRATLPGLDTVVVAVGGGGLFAGVATAAREHGVHVVAVEPENSRALNAALAAGRVVDVAVDSVAADSLGATRVSADALAAAQQKNVTSVLVSDVEITAARRALWEEHRIVVEAGAATASAALRGAPQPLGERVAVILCGANTDPGDLVTPAA; translated from the coding sequence ATGGAACCGGCACAGCAGCTCGACTACGCGGCCGTACGCGCCGCCGCCGCCCGGATCGCCGGCGGGATACGGCCCGTCACGGTGGCGCCCGCGGCCGACGGGGTCTGGTACGCGCTGGAGTACCTCCAGTACACCGGCACCTTCAAGGCGCGCGGCGCCCGCAACTTCCTCGCCGCCCACCACGAGACCGGCGTCCTGCCGGCCGCCGGCGTCACCATCGCCTCCGGCGGCAACGCCGGACTCGCCTGCGCCTGGTCGGCCCGCGCGCTGTCCGTGCCCGCGACCGTGTTCCTGCCCGCCAACGCCCCGCGCGTGAAAGTGGAACGGCTGCGCGGATACGGGGCCGAGGTACGGCTCGTCGGCGACCGGTACGCCGAAGCGCTTGCCGCCTGCGAGGAGTTCGCCGCCGAGAGCGGAGCCCTCAGCAGCCACGCCTACGACCACCCGCTCATCGCGGCGGGCGCCGGAACGCTGCTCGACGAGATCCGGGCCACCCTGCCCGGACTGGACACCGTGGTCGTCGCGGTCGGCGGCGGCGGGCTGTTCGCCGGCGTGGCCACGGCCGCGCGCGAACACGGCGTCCACGTGGTCGCGGTCGAGCCGGAGAACAGCCGGGCCCTGAACGCCGCCCTGGCGGCGGGCCGGGTCGTGGACGTGGCCGTGGACTCCGTGGCCGCCGACTCCCTGGGGGCCACCCGGGTCTCGGCGGACGCGCTGGCCGCGGCGCAGCAGAAGAACGTGACGTCGGTCCTCGTGTCCGACGTGGAGATCACGGCCGCCCGGCGCGCGCTCTGGGAGGAGCACCGGATTGTGGTCGAGGCGGGTGCGGCCACCGCGTCGGCGGCGCTGCGCGGTGCGCCGCAGCCGCTGGGCGAGCGGGTCGCCGTCATCCTCTGCGGGGCCAACACGGACCCCGGGGACCTGGTGACCCCCGCGGCCTGA